Part of the Sander lucioperca isolate FBNREF2018 chromosome 1, SLUC_FBN_1.2, whole genome shotgun sequence genome is shown below.
GGTTTTTTTTCATCAGGGTGACCAAGGCGAGGGTGGACCCGCTGGTCCTCCCGGTCCTCCAGGTCCCCCCGGTCCCAGAGGCCCCCCTGGGAACACAGGCAAGGACGGGCCCCGTGGCCCTGCTGGCGAGTCGGTAAGAGCTTCTTCTCATGCATTTGCAAGTGCCAAATGTACACCCACTACACACAGCCATACACACTCCACTTAGTTGCTGTTTTTCTTGTCCTCCATCATTCTGCCCCTTTTCCTCACCCTTTAACTAAGGGTACACCACAAAGAATGCACTCACGTAAAACACCTTAGTCATCACAGGCTGCTGTGACCCCAATCTTATTGACGAGGGTTCAACCACAGGGTGTGACAGATTGCAAAGTGTGCAAATGTATAAAGGGGGAAAGGGTCTATGCAGTAAATTGCAGTGAACCCATATTCTCATTCTTCCGGGTTTGCCAGTGAGCTGTGGCTTACCTAAAAGCTCCCAGAATAGCAACTCTACTCCTAGCCTCATCTGTTTTGTGTAAGACAGCAGCCACAAAGTTCTCCAGCACGCCCCCCATTCTCCCACCCTCCTACCACGGCTGTATCGCTGTGCACCCCTGAAACAGATATGGCACTGTGGCGAGTTCATGGGCAGTTTGCCGGCCTCACCAAACAATAGCTGTGCTCCTTGCCTGAGGCAGTTTATGTTTCTCAAAAATTTACTTTCTGCTTGCCAGAGTTTAGCTCATATGCAGCGGCTGCTTAAAGCTGTGGTTGTAGgatggaagagagaaagaggctaTGAAGGTTATTGTTGtttaactgagggaaggagtgAATGCTCTCTTACCCTCAACTGGCACAGGACAGCAAAAGGATTCAAGtgaaaaattttaaaaagttttaatGTGGGTCAGTTAAGAGCTTAAGTTTAGAGTTAAGAACCGACAAAAGAGAAAGCCAGCGTAGTCATGAAAATGAGACTGGTCTAAGAGAGGGGCCCCgtcctgtaacccagtcaattTCATGTATTCTCCAAGTTGATTAAAGGCATTGCAAAACCCAAAACAGCAAAACAAAGCAGAGTGGCGCTAGGAGCCGCTCCATGTTGTGGGCAGATGTCTAAGTGGGCTGAGCAGGAGAAAGTGAGCAAGCCTGCCAGTGTGGGTGTCCACTCTGTGTATCTGCAAAGTGGAAAGTAAAGGAATGACAGCTCAAACGTAGTTGCAGCTATAGTTTCTGTCTGATGCGTGGCTACGTGAAACTCCCGTGGTGGATGTGTCCGTAAATAACATCTGCTTTATTTCAACATATCTAAGTTCAGGAAATAATTCTAAGTAAATTTAgtgtaattaataataattggaAATGTATCAGACATCTGAACTGGTGTTCACCCATCCTTTTCTGCGCTAAGGATAAAAGAAGTGCTAAAAAACTATTTGCAACAGCAATTTGTTTCCCGCTGCTGTTGAGGAAAGATCAATAGTGGAGGAGGTAAGAGGGGTGAGAAAAGAGGTTAAAAAGCTGCTGGAGCAAGTATGAGGACCACAGTAGTAGTCGGGGATCAGGATGACAGTTTGTATGTGCAGGCAGAGAGCAAGAGGATGAAAACCAGCTGGGACGCATCTAAGTAGCTTTTGCACATTATTGTAAAATATGAGGACAGAGCGGAAGGCTAATAACCTCCAATTCATttcatgcatttgtgtgtgtgtgtgtgtgtgtgtgtgtgtgtgtgtgcgcatgcgtgtgtgcgcatgcgtgcatgcgtgcgtgcgtgcgtatgtatgtagagagagatagagggctCTTGCACAAGATCCTACTTAGCTGTCTCTGGTCATTGATGACTTCATAGCAGATGTTGCTCCAAGCATATGTCCACCTGACCCTCACAAATAGCCATGATAGGTCTGCTTACCTAAATAAGACAAATCAATGATGGACATATGCCAGAAAGTGTACATGGAATACtctcagtgtttgtgttgtggtggAGTCCTGGCCAGAGCTCCAGTCATCAATAGCAAGAAAGGCTTTTTGAATATAGATGGGTGTCACAttaaaggaaaggaaggaaggaagtggCTTAACCTAACTTAACCTAACTTAACGTAAGTGGCTATTGTTATtggagttgttgttgttggtattTTCATTGGGGttttgatgatggtggtggagaGCGCTgtgtaaaatacactttaaaggacaataccggtgcaaaatgaacctaggggttaataacagatgtgtacccactctgtcgctctctgggacatgttttaatgctaatcgaatgtgtttgtagcttgaaacaagctagcgcggactgctgattagcttacaacgctagtattcggggcacagggaaagtaaaaacaaaccactattttgtaccactaaaaagactgaaaatatcaccaaacttcaacggtagcataatgagggtcccaaaatgttaaccgaagcattgagaaccttgtaagtgtacagacagtttattgaaaagatagattataaagacactcgcgttaatgtttacatgcagccgccgtcttgaaaaccagtcatgacttacagctggcgatgcaaactaaaatcaaaagcaatttgctcaatatatctgaaataatcgtaccgatgtaaaacataacttgtctaggGTACTTACTcggtggataactgtccatctggtccctccggtctgggtgccgtctccaatttattttcgggacatggaaaaaagtttcaagtacagccctgtttatcagagaggggaaatcttcagactgtacaaaacactgcgtcttttgggtgtcgcgacgcaacaggtcccactccgtgcaacacaggcactcctgttcggtggccatagcttcacaatgtccgcaggtacaccaccagtttcctgaAGTACGAGGCTGGCATTGACAActggtagctctctctctctctcgtagccctttcacggagctcccgcagctcttcattcaataaactgtctgtacacttagaatgttctcaatgcttcggttaacatttagggaccctcattatgctaccattgaagtttggtgatattttgagcctttttagtggtataaatagcgatttgtttttactttccctgtgccccgaatactagcgttaatcagcggtccgcgctagcttgtttcaagctacaaacacattcgattagcatgaaaacatgtcccagagagtgatcgagtgggtacacatctgttattaacccctcgttttgcgccggaattgtcctttaacccaAAATCTCCCATAAGCGTTGATTGggattgagatctggtgactgggACAGCCATAGCATATGAAACCATTCAGCGGGCCTTTGTGCCCTGCGCAAGCATCTGAATCTTGTTTTTCCTTTGTCACCGGTCTGTATGTATTGCGGCTCAGAGTAAGTGCTTCCTAAATTCAAGTCCGTGGACGGGTCATTCCTTGTTAAACACTGACATCTAGTGGCTAAAGTGGTTTGACTCTTCGATGAAGATTTATCTGAAGTCAAGAACTGAAATTTCTCCTCTGTCCTCTTCAGGGTTTTCCAGGTCGTGATGGCGTTGAGGTGAGTGTAGTTCAAATCCAGTTCAAGCTATCGGTTTGTTGTTCATGGATTACTATTATAAGTCTGCAGTGACAATTTGTCTTTCTCTGGATAATTATGGTAACCAACTATATTTCTGCCTCAGGGGCCACAAGGATTGCCTGGGAAGCCGGTACGATGATTAATAAATTACTGACCTTGACTCAACTTAATTGCCTTACTTCTTGTTAGATTCTGCTGTTTGCTACAGAAATATTGTGTAACTAAAATGTGTACTTTTGACATTAATTGACTGTTGTGAACCGACAGGGAGAAGATGGCGAGCCTGGCTATCCAGGACCACAGGGTCCTCCGGGAGTGAAGGTACAGATAAGCGTTATCCATCAGATAGCTTGTATGCTGAGTATTTTAATGTATCTGTCTTTTCATGCATTGACCTCtaatgttttctgtgtgtgaaaACAGGGCGAGTCAGGCatgggagaaaaaggagagagaggcatGGATGGACTCCCAGGTTTAAAGGTAGAAGACCGATATGAAATGGCATTCAAACAATACACACATCAATAACTAGTACTTTTTTAGCTATAACATTATTTCTACACTATAAAAAACATGTTATAATATATCCATAGTTTGAGTTTTACCATAATGTGTTATATGTGTAATCAAACAGGGAGACAAAGGGGAAATAGGAGAGCAAGGACCACAGGGATCCATGGTATGTGTATTAACCCTCTGAAATCATTCTGTTTTAAACACTGTGTATTGTGATTATCTTCAGTTGTTTATTTAGGCTATGTCTcaattcatttgtttttgtttttgcctcaGGGTAATCCTGGTGAAAAAGGAGCTATGGGCTCCTCAGACATCATCGACTTCAATGGGAAGCTTCTAGATGCTTTCCAGGTGAGTGACATTTAAGCGTCAATGAGACCAGATTTATGGTTGCATCATATATTTCATCAGACACTTATTACTGCATCTCAAGTTGGGCATCAGACAAAAAACTTAAACAAGACCAGAAATTGTCGTGTGGTAAGAAAAATTTTTCTAAACCTGCAAAACTGAACATGTCGCCATTTCTTTTCGACAGGCCATCAACACCATCAGTGTTTCGGTAATCTGCTGTTGTTTCTGCATGGTTTTGGTGGCGTGATCAGTAACTAACACCTATAATAATCCATATGCATACACAGACTTGAGTAAGCACACTCCCTATGTGTACCAGCACCTTATCCCACCTGCTTCGGCCAGTGGATCAGTATGTTTTTGTAGATGCCCTCCACCCAGAACTCCATATTTCAGATGTATTGGATGTCCCCCTAGAGGCCACATCTAAAGAATATTACTGAATGTCCGTGGTTTACTAGTCTACCAGGCTCTCTTGTGTATTCAGTTGGAATTAAATGCACAGCCCCAGCAAATATAGTACAGCTGTGCTCTTCTATCACATAACGTGTAGCCTACAAAGAAGCATGCTTAATCATGCAGAAAAATCAACAGCCTTTGTTACATTGTTGTGTTACAAGTGTGTTTTCATGCTATGTATTCAACGTGCCTCACAAGATGCGTAACTTGTAACTTGCTATAGGGCAGcatggtgtttttttaatctatgcATTGTGTTCCTCATAACTGAGTGCACAAGGGGAATGCATTAGAAAGGATGGGAGGGGAACCCCTCATAGTCACCACAGTCTCAGTTTCACATCCCTCTCAAACACAAGACCCTTTGATTCTACCATGTACCGTGCTACATGCTAATAACAGATGACTATCTCTGTAGTGGAGTGTGTATTTGATTAAAAACCACTATGAACCAGGTCCCCTCGGACCTGATCTGAAATGGGCTCCTGCATGCAACGCTGTAGACAGCAGCGTGAGTTAGTTACAAAGGAGTTGGTGAAAACATGAACCTGAGATCTTATCAGAAGCCTCGTGCCACCGTGGATCATTTGGCACCAAATCACACGCAAAGTCTCAGCTAGAGTTATATCCGTAGAGCGGGGAGTGCTCATTGGCCACCCAGCTTGTGttatgatttattttctttgtgtgaaaaGCCGATTGGTTTCATTTGTGGTGACATTTTCGGTGATGATGAATTTGGTTTAAAACCATGCTGAAATTGGTGGCTTGTTACTGCCAtttattttatagctttttGTATAATTATTTGCATGATTAGCCTTCACTTTCCAATGATGGAATATCTCAGATCAAACAATTTTGTAAACATCTATTGGTTTCCATGGCTTAAACGgaagacaaacaaaaagttAGGAATTGGAAGAGAGAGAATCAGCATGTAGCTACACCTCTGCGAGGCAACatgggttcttttttttttaatgacttcaaGATGGCCCGAGGACTTCAGAGCGAGAAGTCACAAGTGTAACACTGTGGATGTAGAGATTAAGGAGCGTGATTTAAGAGGCTACCACTAATCAGCCAGCATAGAAGATGGCATGAGATGGATATATGTTATTCTTCATCTATCATTAGTGTTACTTAAAGTCATGTAAAAAGATTAGTTTCCCCTCCTTTTGTGCAACGGTCTCATCCTGCATCAAAACAATCAACAGAATGGAAAATGATGCCAGGTTATTGTGGACCACAAACCAGATTCAGAACAATCTTTATGAGATAAAATTGCTTCAAGTTGGTTGTGAtcagtgaacacagtgaacaaAAGCAGTCATCAGCTTTGTTTACTGTCAGGCTTGTGTTGTGAAATCCATCAGCCTGGTTGTATTATTCTGTGTTGGTCCATGTTTAAGCCTTATGATGGAGTTCTGTGAGTTCCAAGTTTTTTTCACCATTGTAACGAACTGAGTAAACagccatatacagtatatacaatatatactaCATGTGACTGTCTGAAAATGAGTTAATTAAAGCGGCTATAATCAGTATGTTAATGGCTCACATTACAActtgtctgtgaaagggtttaTCCATAGGGACGAACCCACAGAGAATCATCCCTCAGCTCTCTGGAGTTTTATAGCAAGTTCCAGgtctttgtttttgctttttaactTTGCTGTTACTGCTCACTCTCACAGCTCTCATCAGCAGCGTTTTTGgccacaacacaacaacagcCATTTTCAGCACAAAAAGCTCTGAAAAACCCACTGTATGCTACCAGCCCAGCACAAAAGCTAAGCTAAAGAGCCAACTACTTTTCTCTTGTTCTTGGAGAGTGAAAGGTAACTTAAAGATTATTGGACAACGATTTCTCaggactagggctgggtatcaccaATGATTTCCAGAATcaattcgattccgattcacaaggtcccgattcgattacattttcgattcaatatcagttaggttagggaaatttcagttacaataccaattttgcttggatataaaagagattctcagagaactcatgctgtaaattgtacaagcaagaagcaaccctcaaatattttttaacaGTGCACCAGGTtgtggccaggttggctcagtgggtagagcaggcacacatatactgagaggtttatgcctcgatgcagaggtccagggtttgagtccgacctgtgacgatttcctgcatgtcttccccctctctctcccctttctcacctagctgtcctatcaaaataaaggtggaaaagcccaaaaataatctttaataaaataaaataatgcaccaggttaatgtttgCATTAAGAAGTGAACCCCAAACATTTTGTTCAAAGTACTTTTTagttatacatccatggtgaaaaggcataTATTATAAGATCAATTTCTGGATTTTATTAAtcgatatcagatcactcaaactaAAAATTTTAAATGgagaattgattattttaacccagccctaatcAGGACACGAACACTACTCCAAACGAATGCTAATGCTGCTCCGTATCTGCTGGATGTGCAAATAATTCCACAAACTAGGttgccatatcaacttaaaaggtggTGATGTTGCatttacagcttgtttccacTTCCCCCAAGTGGCCACAACATTATTGCAGGTTCAGGATGAATACATTGTAATTCAGTGACAGATTAGACCCATCATAAAGTTTATCAGGGCATATATAACACTCTTTCAATTTCTGTCTTTCTGCAGGGCCCACCTGGACCACCTGGACCCCCAGGCCCTTCAGGGGAAAAGGTAATGGGCTCTGTCATCCTACCAGTGCACTGCCACAAGCTAGTTATGGGGGTTTAATAAAAGTCAAATTAGATTTTGTGTTAAAACCTGAGCCAGTCATATTCACCGAGTGAATCTTTCCTCTCGTTGTCGTCTCCCAGGGTGAGCTTGGTTTACCTGGGCCAGCAGGAGTCGATGGGGAGAAGGTATTGTCGTGCGATAACACACAGGCTGATTAAATACCTTATATTGTTTATGCTTTCTTATGGAACTGAACGCGACATCTCTTTGTGATTCTTTGCCTCCAGGGACCTAAGGGTGGCATGGGTGAGACAGGACCACCTGGCGAGAaaggagagaagggagagatggGGCTCTCTGGGCCTTCTGTAAGTAGTGACAGTAAACATGTTTCTGGGATTCACAAACAGTGAAAATTACATAAACAGCTGGAGGTTAATCTTGCTCTTTGTGGGTCAGGGCATGGACGGACACAAAGGAGAGAAAGGCAACTGCAGAATGGAAGACAACCTGGTTAGTGGAACACAAACATGCAACATTCATTCATATTCACTCATATATGTGTATCATAGCAGTAATTGTGCGTGCCCATTTATTCCATCACTTCAGATTTTATAGATTTGTTTTTTCTTACTCTTCTAATTTCAATGGTGCTCAGGTTCAGATGATTTCCCAGCCAGGCCCACCCGGGCCGCCCGGGCCCCCTGGATCCATGGTGAATAGTTATCATAACTATCTAAATCCAAAACTATTCAAGACAAGTTTGTTGTTTGCACCTGTACAGTAGCTGTCACACTCACAGTGCACAATTTTTTTCAGGGGCTGCATGGTATGCCTGGTCCGAAGGTAAGACTGCAAGAccatgcatgtgttgtgtggtggAGGCTATGGCATGTTGTTTGGTACTCAGTGTTCCTGTCTTTCGATATAGGGCGAGCCTGGATTCgggatgaagggagagaagggggACTTTGGTGCTCCTGGACCCAGAGTAAGTTGTTACCTGTTATTATTGTAATAAATCATGATATACCTGGACATAAGTAAGACTGTTGGGACTGGCCGTTCAGGGATTGCGGGTGGATTACGTGTATAGAGCAACAGCTTATACATTGTGTCATACTAGCGTCCTAAAATCTCGTATTtgatctgtttttatattttttattgttttcaactgctctttaatgttttatgtaaagcactttgaattgcccagttgctgaaatgtgctatacaaataaaactgCCTTGCCTGCCTTGGACATGATACAGTGATGATAATGTACTTTAATTGCAGGGATTAGACGGTCTCCAGGGCCCAACTGGGGCTGCAGGGTTAGTGGGTCTTCCAGGTGCAAAGGGAGAAAAGGTAAGCACCCATTCACCTCCATAAATGTGTTTACAAGTTTTTATTGtcttaaataaaacatacattatGATAATTATGTGTGTTCGCAGGGCAGAACAGGAGAGCCTGGACTAGATGTGAGTTTTTCACTTGGATCGTGATCTTGACAGTTTCAGTTGAATTGAACTTTAATCTTTGTCCAGTGATAGTCTGCCTTCTGACCCGTTTGTGCTTTATGTTCAGGGTTTCCCGGGTCTGATGGGAGAGAAAGGTGACCGAGGGGAAAGAGGAGACAAAGTTAGTACAGAACACAGAAAGAAATATTTAATTGTCGTCATTCAAATACAAccgattcattcattcatatatttTTCTCAACACTTTTCTCTGCCCTACTCGTGTCCAGGGTGACAGGGGAGCAGTGGGAAAGAGAGGTCTAAAGGGCCAGAAGGGAGAGCAGGGTCCTCCAGGCCTGGACCAGCCTTGTCCTGTGGTATGTcacctctacacacacacacacacacacacacacacacacacacacacacacacacactgtaatacTGTAAATTGAACTGATTCATTTACTAGCACTTTTCTCTCACATTATACAGTATTTCTCTGCTTTCTTCTCTCAGcactgtttctgtcattttctgtgtttctctgagtTTCCTTCTCAATGCTGTGAATGTGTAACTGGCTCTTGCTGACAGGGTTGTGGTGAGACTAAAGGTGTGTCTGAGGAGGCAGGGCTTTCTTCCCCTCCACCTCGTCGTCTTCCTCCTTCCGGCCCTGAGGCCCCCTGTCCTGTGGTACAGTATCTCTGCTTTCTTCCTCCTACTCTCGCATCACTATTTATGCTATCTATCGTTGCTATTTTCTATTCAAACACTTTGTTTCATGTCTTTTTCATCTTTCAAACT
Proteins encoded:
- the si:dkeyp-44a8.4 gene encoding collagen alpha-1(XXIII) chain isoform X2 produces the protein MTLKQDSSMDTASDCIGESKPVCQCAPKSAVQRWLPGSPIALCLLMSLSSITVCLLMSLKTYQLENRLQLEMDKASIFQPPHRVCLNEDGTLIPELSTSIGRLVEEKVDVLMPKFRTARDVGQECSCPPGPPGKRGRMGRRGEPGPPGKAGRDGYPGPLGLDGKPGFPGPQGSQGPAGPKGEKGDQGDIGPRGPPNYSTYAGLHSNQILTVKGDQGEGGPAGPPGPPGPPGPRGPPGNTGKDGPRGPAGESGFPGRDGVEGPQGLPGKPGEDGEPGYPGPQGPPGVKGESGMGEKGERGMDGLPGLKGDKGEIGEQGPQGSMGNPGEKGAMGSSDIIDFNGKLLDAFQAINTISVSGPPGPPGPPGPSGEKGELGLPGPAGVDGEKGPKGGMGETGPPGEKGEKGEMGLSGPSGMDGHKGEKGNCRMEDNLVQMISQPGPPGPPGPPGSMGLHGMPGPKGEPGFGMKGEKGDFGAPGPRGLDGLQGPTGAAGLVGLPGAKGEKGRTGEPGLDGFPGLMGEKGDRGERGDKGDRGAVGKRGLKGQKGEQGPPGLDQPCPVGCGETKGVSEEAGLSSPPPRRLPPSGPEAPCPVGHDGLPIPGCWHKEEMARQKLKRKRLSQP
- the si:dkeyp-44a8.4 gene encoding collagen alpha-1(XXIII) chain isoform X6, producing MTLKQDSSMDTASDCIGESKPVCQCAPKSAVQRWLPGSPIALCLLMSLSSITVCLLMSLKTYQLENRLQLEMDKASIFQPPHRVCLNEDGTLIPELSTSIGRLVEEKVDVLMPKFRTARDVGQECSCPPGPPGKRGRMGRRGEPGPPGKAGRDGYPGPLGLDGKPGFPGPQGSQGPAGPKGEKGDQGDIGPRMVFPRYDHGFLSGEQSSSFQRRFLKGDQGEGGPAGPPGPPGPPGPRGPPGNTGKDGPRGPAGESGFPGRDGVEGPQGLPGKPGEDGEPGYPGPQGPPGVKGESGMGEKGERGMDGLPGLKGDKGEIGEQGPQGSMGNPGEKGAMGSSDIIDFNGKLLDAFQAINTISVSGPPGPPGPPGPSGEKGELGLPGPAGVDGEKGPKGGMGETGPPGEKGEKGEMGLSGPSGMDGHKGEKGNCRMEDNLVQMISQPGPPGPPGPPGSMGLHGMPGPKGEPGFGMKGEKGDFGAPGPRGLDGLQGPTGAAGLVGLPGAKGEKGRTGEPGLDGFPGLMGEKGDRGERGDKGDRGAVGKRGLKGQKGEQGPPGLDQPCPVGCGETKGVSEEAGLSSPPPRRLPPSGPEAPCPVGHDGLPIPGCWHK
- the si:dkeyp-44a8.4 gene encoding collagen alpha-1(XXIII) chain isoform X4; its protein translation is MTLKQDSSMDTASDCIGESKPVCQCAPKSAVQRWLPGSPIALCLLMSLSSITVCLLMSLKTYQLENRLQLEMDKASIFQPPHRVCLNEDGTLIPELSTSIGRLVEEKVDVLMPKFRTARDVGQECSCPPGPPGKRGRMGRRGEPGPPGPLGLDGKPGFPGPQGSQGPAGPKGEKGDQGDIGPRMVFPRYDHGFLSGEQSSSFQRRFLKGDQGEGGPAGPPGPPGPPGPRGPPGNTGKDGPRGPAGESGFPGRDGVEGPQGLPGKPGEDGEPGYPGPQGPPGVKGESGMGEKGERGMDGLPGLKGDKGEIGEQGPQGSMGNPGEKGAMGSSDIIDFNGKLLDAFQAINTISVSGPPGPPGPPGPSGEKGELGLPGPAGVDGEKGPKGGMGETGPPGEKGEKGEMGLSGPSGMDGHKGEKGNCRMEDNLVQMISQPGPPGPPGPPGSMGLHGMPGPKGEPGFGMKGEKGDFGAPGPRGLDGLQGPTGAAGLVGLPGAKGEKGRTGEPGLDGFPGLMGEKGDRGERGDKGDRGAVGKRGLKGQKGEQGPPGLDQPCPVGCGETKGVSEEAGLSSPPPRRLPPSGPEAPCPVGHDGLPIPGCWHKEEMARQKLKRKRLSQP
- the si:dkeyp-44a8.4 gene encoding collagen alpha-1(XXIII) chain isoform X8, which produces MTLKQDSSMDTASDCIGESKPVCQCAPKSAVQRWLPGSPIALCLLMSLSSITVCLLMSLKTYQLENRLQLEMDKASIFQPPHRVCLNEDGTLIPELSTSIGRLVEEKVDVLMPKFRTARDVGQECSCPPGPPGKRGRMGRRGEPGPPGKAGRDGYPGPLGLDGKPGFPGPQGSQGPAGPKGEKGDQGDIGPRMVFPRYDHGFLSGEQSSSFQRRFLKGDQGEGGPAGPPGPPGPPGPRGPPGNTGKDGPRGPAGESGFPGRDGVEGPQGLPGKPGEDGEPGYPGPQGPPGVKGESGMGEKGERGMDGLPGLKGDKGEIGEQGPQGSMGNPGEKGAMGSSDIIDFNGKLLDAFQAINTISVSGPPGPPGPPGPSGEKGELGLPGPAGVDGEKGPKGGMGETGPPGEKGEKGEMGLSGPSGMDGHKGEKGNCRMEDNLVQMISQPGPPGPPGPPGSMGLHGMPGPKGEPGFGMKGEKGDFGAPGPRGLDGLQGPTGAAGLVGLPGAKGEKGRTGEPGLDGFPGLMGEKGDRGERGDKGDRGAVGKRGLKGQKGEQGPPGLDQPCPVGHDGLPIPGCWHKEEMARQKLKRKRLSQP
- the si:dkeyp-44a8.4 gene encoding collagen alpha-1(XXIII) chain isoform X1 encodes the protein MTLKQDSSMDTASDCIGESKPVCQCAPKSAVQRWLPGSPIALCLLMSLSSITVCLLMSLKTYQLENRLQLEMDKASIFQPPHRVCLNEDGTLIPELSTSIGRLVEEKVDVLMPKFRTARDVGQECSCPPGPPGKRGRMGRRGEPGPPGKAGRDGYPGPLGLDGKPGFPGPQGSQGPAGPKGEKGDQGDIGPRMVFPRYDHGFLSGEQSSSFQRRFLKGDQGEGGPAGPPGPPGPPGPRGPPGNTGKDGPRGPAGESGFPGRDGVEGPQGLPGKPGEDGEPGYPGPQGPPGVKGESGMGEKGERGMDGLPGLKGDKGEIGEQGPQGSMGNPGEKGAMGSSDIIDFNGKLLDAFQAINTISVSGPPGPPGPPGPSGEKGELGLPGPAGVDGEKGPKGGMGETGPPGEKGEKGEMGLSGPSGMDGHKGEKGNCRMEDNLVQMISQPGPPGPPGPPGSMGLHGMPGPKGEPGFGMKGEKGDFGAPGPRGLDGLQGPTGAAGLVGLPGAKGEKGRTGEPGLDGFPGLMGEKGDRGERGDKGDRGAVGKRGLKGQKGEQGPPGLDQPCPVGCGETKGVSEEAGLSSPPPRRLPPSGPEAPCPVGHDGLPIPGCWHKEEMARQKLKRKRLSQP
- the si:dkeyp-44a8.4 gene encoding collagen alpha-1(XXIII) chain isoform X10 gives rise to the protein MTLKQDSSMDTASDCIGESKPVCQCAPKSAVQRWLPGSPIALCLLMSLSSITVCLLMSLKTYQLENRLQLEMDKASIFQPPHRVCLNEDGTLIPELSTSIGRLVEEKVDVLMPKFRTARDVGQECSCPPGPPGKRGRMGRRGEPGPPGKAGRDGYPGPLGLDGKPGFPGPQGSQGPAGPKGEKGDQGDIGPRMVFPRYDHGFLSGEQSSSFQRRFLKGDQGEGGPAGPPGPPGPPGPRGPPGNTGKDGPRGPAGESGFPGRDGVEGPQGLPGKPGEDGEPGYPGPQGPPGVKGESGMGEKGERGMDGLPGLKGDKGEIGEQGPQGSMGNPGEKGAMGSSDIIDFNGKLLDAFQAINTISVSGPPGPPGPPGPSGEKGELGLPGPAGVDGEKGPKGGMGETGPPGEKGEKGEMGLSGPSGMDGHKGEKGNCRMEDNLVQMISQPGPPGPPGPPGSMGLHGMPGPKGEPGFGMKGEKGDFGAPGPRGLDGLQGPTGAAGLVGLPGAKGEKGRTGEPGLDGFPGLMGEKGDRGERGDKGDRGAVGKRGLKGQKGEQGPPGLDQPCPVGHDGLPIPGCWHK
- the si:dkeyp-44a8.4 gene encoding collagen alpha-1(XXIII) chain isoform X9 produces the protein MTLKQDSSMDTASDCIGESKPVCQCAPKSAVQRWLPGSPIALCLLMSLSSITVCLLMSLKTYQLENRLQLEMDKASIFQPPHRVCLNEDGTLIPELSTSIGRLVEEKVDVLMPKFRTARDVGQECSCPPGPPGKRGRMGRRGEPGPPGPLGLDGKPGFPGPQGSQGPAGPKGEKGDQGDIGPRGDQGEGGPAGPPGPPGPPGPRGPPGNTGKDGPRGPAGESGFPGRDGVEGPQGLPGKPGEDGEPGYPGPQGPPGVKGESGMGEKGERGMDGLPGLKGDKGEIGEQGPQGSMGNPGEKGAMGSSDIIDFNGKLLDAFQAINTISVSGPPGPPGPPGPSGEKGELGLPGPAGVDGEKGPKGGMGETGPPGEKGEKGEMGLSGPSGMDGHKGEKGNCRMEDNLVQMISQPGPPGPPGPPGSMGLHGMPGPKGEPGFGMKGEKGDFGAPGPRGLDGLQGPTGAAGLVGLPGAKGEKGRTGEPGLDGFPGLMGEKGDRGERGDKGDRGAVGKRGLKGQKGEQGPPGLDQPCPVGCGETKGVSEEAGLSSPPPRRLPPSGPEAPCPVGHDGLPIPGCWHKEEMARQKLKRKRLSQP
- the si:dkeyp-44a8.4 gene encoding collagen alpha-1(XXIII) chain isoform X3, translating into MTLKQDSSMDTASDCIGESKPVCQCAPKSAVQRWLPGSPIALCLLMSLSSITVCLLMSLKTYQLENRLQLEMDKASIFQPPHRVCLNEDGTLIPELSTSIGRLVEEKVDVLMPKFRTARDVGQECSCPPGPPGKRGRMGRRGEPGPPGKAGRDGYPGPLGLDGKPGFPGPQGSQGPAGPKGEKGDQGDIGPRMVFPRYDHGFLSGEQSSSFQRRFLKGDQGEGGPAGPPGPPGPPGPRGPPGNTGKDGPRGPAGESGFPGRDGVEGPQGLPGKPGEDGEPGYPGPQGPPGVKGESGMGEKGERGMDGLPGLKGDKGEIGEQGPQGSMGNPGEKGAMGSSDIIDFNGKLLDAFQGPPGPPGPPGPSGEKGELGLPGPAGVDGEKGPKGGMGETGPPGEKGEKGEMGLSGPSGMDGHKGEKGNCRMEDNLVQMISQPGPPGPPGPPGSMGLHGMPGPKGEPGFGMKGEKGDFGAPGPRGLDGLQGPTGAAGLVGLPGAKGEKGRTGEPGLDGFPGLMGEKGDRGERGDKGDRGAVGKRGLKGQKGEQGPPGLDQPCPVGCGETKGVSEEAGLSSPPPRRLPPSGPEAPCPVGHDGLPIPGCWHKEEMARQKLKRKRLSQP